The following coding sequences are from one Desulfosporosinus orientis DSM 765 window:
- a CDS encoding aldo/keto reductase has protein sequence MKKRILGKGLEVSAIGLGCMGLSHAYGAPTEKNEAIRLIHEAADKGYTFFDTAEIYGTQDNPHDNEILVGEALKPYRNKVVATKFGIKFDTTSKQVPYPIVPDSRPERIRASVEGSLKRLQTDCIDLYYQHRIDPKVPAEEVAGVMTDLIKEGKIKHWGVSEANEEYIRKAHAVCPITAVENRYSMMARHYEPLFPVLEELGIGFIAFSPMANGFLTGKYSKGMMFDKRYDYRAAMPQFSDEAINKNQALLGLLQQMASEKNATPAQISMAWMMCKKPWIVPIPGTRKSERLNENAGAADVDLSIKEVAKLDKALDEMEMSEVFGGSKIKQ, from the coding sequence ATGAAAAAAAGAATCTTAGGAAAAGGTTTGGAGGTGTCAGCCATTGGGCTAGGCTGCATGGGATTGAGTCATGCCTACGGTGCACCAACAGAAAAGAATGAAGCTATCCGCTTGATTCATGAAGCTGCTGATAAGGGATACACTTTCTTTGATACTGCGGAGATTTACGGTACGCAGGACAATCCACACGATAATGAAATCCTTGTTGGTGAGGCTTTGAAGCCCTATCGGAATAAAGTGGTTGCCACGAAATTTGGAATTAAGTTTGATACAACCAGCAAGCAGGTACCATATCCTATCGTCCCGGATTCCAGGCCTGAAAGAATCCGTGCATCGGTAGAAGGTTCCCTGAAACGGCTGCAAACAGACTGTATTGATTTATATTATCAGCACCGTATTGATCCGAAGGTGCCTGCCGAAGAAGTAGCCGGTGTAATGACTGATTTGATTAAAGAAGGCAAAATTAAGCACTGGGGAGTATCAGAGGCGAACGAGGAGTATATCAGAAAGGCTCATGCTGTCTGCCCCATCACAGCGGTCGAAAATCGTTATTCAATGATGGCCCGCCACTATGAGCCGCTGTTTCCTGTCTTAGAAGAGCTCGGCATTGGCTTTATCGCATTCTCGCCGATGGCAAACGGATTCTTGACCGGAAAATATAGTAAAGGAATGATGTTTGACAAGCGTTATGATTACCGGGCAGCAATGCCGCAGTTTAGCGATGAGGCGATTAATAAGAATCAGGCACTGCTTGGATTGCTTCAGCAGATGGCTAGTGAGAAAAATGCGACACCTGCGCAGATTTCTATGGCGTGGATGATGTGCAAGAAGCCTTGGATTGTTCCCATTCCCGGCACAAGAAAGAGTGAACGCTTAAATGAAAATGCAGGTGCAGCGGATGTGGACCTTTCAATAAAGGAAGTGGCAAAGCTGGACAAGGCTCTGGACGAAATGGAAATGTCTGAGGTTTTTGGCGGCTCAAAAATCAAACAATAG
- a CDS encoding NAD(P)/FAD-dependent oxidoreductase, protein MTVYDVAIIGSGPAGMTAAIYAARANLNVLLLDKLAPGGQIVNTFEIQNYTGMGTVNGAELAIKMFEHTQELGVNFDYGTVTAIQSEESVKKLICEEGHTFEAKAVIIATGTKPRMLGVAGELNFAGSSISWCAICDGPHYRNKKVIVIGGGNSAVEEAIYLASLAHEVIVVTLFDLTADPLACNKLRALPNVKIYEYHDILEFLGTDKFVGIKAKSTKTGEEIIVNADGAFEYIGLKPTADAFKELGIVNDYGYIETDAFMATKVPGIYGAGDIISKHLRQIVTACSDGAIAAQSAAKYIEKLN, encoded by the coding sequence ATGACGGTTTATGATGTGGCAATCATCGGTTCTGGTCCTGCTGGTATGACGGCTGCTATTTATGCAGCAAGGGCTAATTTAAATGTATTACTATTAGATAAATTGGCTCCAGGGGGGCAGATTGTTAATACTTTTGAAATTCAAAACTACACAGGGATGGGAACCGTAAATGGAGCAGAACTTGCCATAAAAATGTTTGAACACACCCAAGAGCTTGGGGTTAATTTTGATTATGGTACCGTAACTGCCATCCAATCGGAAGAAAGTGTTAAAAAGCTAATCTGTGAAGAAGGTCACACGTTTGAGGCTAAGGCAGTTATTATTGCTACCGGCACTAAGCCAAGAATGCTTGGAGTAGCTGGTGAATTGAACTTTGCAGGCTCAAGTATCAGCTGGTGTGCAATTTGCGATGGGCCTCATTATCGGAATAAAAAAGTGATTGTTATTGGAGGAGGCAACTCAGCTGTTGAGGAAGCCATTTATCTAGCAAGCCTGGCCCATGAAGTAATCGTTGTTACTTTATTTGATTTAACAGCTGATCCGTTAGCTTGTAATAAATTAAGGGCATTGCCTAATGTCAAAATATATGAATATCACGATATCTTAGAATTCTTGGGTACGGATAAGTTTGTAGGAATAAAGGCAAAATCCACAAAAACCGGGGAAGAAATCATTGTAAACGCCGATGGTGCCTTTGAATACATTGGTTTAAAACCTACAGCAGATGCCTTTAAGGAGTTAGGAATTGTTAATGATTATGGATATATTGAGACGGATGCATTTATGGCTACTAAGGTACCAGGTATTTACGGTGCAGGAGATATTATCAGTAAGCATCTAAGACAAATAGTTACCGCTTGCAGTGATGGCGCAATCGCCGCTCAATCGGCAGCAAAATATATTGAAAAACTAAATTAA
- a CDS encoding thioredoxin family protein, with amino-acid sequence MAVEVREIKGEELDQLVNQGKVLVDFYSKTCGPCKMLGFVLKDVAKIVDGVEIVTIDFDTNKETVERYSVESYPTMILFNNGQEVTRIKGLQQKPKIIQMIS; translated from the coding sequence ATGGCGGTTGAAGTAAGAGAAATCAAGGGTGAAGAATTGGATCAACTAGTGAACCAGGGCAAGGTACTGGTGGATTTCTATTCTAAAACCTGTGGTCCTTGCAAAATGTTAGGTTTTGTATTAAAAGATGTGGCTAAAATTGTTGATGGTGTGGAAATCGTAACCATAGATTTTGATACTAACAAAGAAACAGTCGAAAGATATAGTGTTGAGAGCTATCCTACCATGATCCTTTTTAATAATGGTCAAGAAGTAACACGAATTAAAGGGTTACAACAAAAACCAAAAATTATCCAAATGATTAGTTAA
- a CDS encoding Crp/Fnr family transcriptional regulator — protein MDLLKQPGVILCEFKKGDYIIRQGEEVEFLYLLVRGTCHRATITEKGDEIIFGVKKPSENIIQSLVGVLILYTNGISANNFIADSKCSCYKIPKNTFLDYIQDKTDLLNQLIHLAMYELRELASSFQARQEGKVANRLCELLLRNAKQKQDKLLVSKDYSNLTKISRFLGIHRVTVTRIVKVLKEEGVIFKEGNGIVILDEKKLISYAKAEKNIEY, from the coding sequence ATGGATTTGCTCAAACAGCCCGGCGTTATACTCTGTGAGTTTAAAAAGGGCGATTATATAATTAGGCAAGGGGAAGAAGTGGAGTTCTTATACCTTTTAGTGAGAGGTACTTGTCATCGTGCGACCATTACAGAAAAAGGAGATGAGATAATCTTCGGTGTAAAGAAACCCTCTGAAAATATCATACAATCTTTGGTGGGGGTATTAATTCTATATACGAATGGAATCAGCGCTAATAATTTTATAGCAGATAGCAAATGTAGTTGCTATAAAATTCCTAAAAATACTTTTCTGGATTATATTCAAGATAAAACAGATCTTTTAAATCAATTAATTCATTTAGCTATGTATGAATTAAGAGAATTGGCCAGTTCCTTTCAGGCAAGGCAAGAAGGAAAAGTTGCTAATCGTCTTTGCGAGCTGTTATTAAGAAATGCAAAACAAAAACAAGATAAATTACTCGTCAGCAAAGACTATAGTAATCTCACTAAAATTAGCAGATTTTTAGGAATTCATAGAGTTACGGTAACAAGAATAGTTAAAGTACTTAAAGAAGAAGGGGTTATTTTTAAAGAAGGCAATGGTATTGTTATCTTGGATGAAAAGAAGTTGATAAGTTATGCTAAAGCAGAAAAAAATATTGAGTATTAA
- a CDS encoding aryl-sulfate sulfotransferase, translated as MSVKFKSFDHIITEQYQAEQAFLTEYQKGEYSFNNPYVKLNPYIIAPLTALVMFKTAQPTTVTITVKGKDKNGDICFNFPTAIEHLIPVYGLYANYANKVELALGDGKTNVITIQTEAAPEIVKLPTQINTTADYFEDNIMFVSPTSTAATAGYDYNGDVRWYGSLNFAFDIKRAKNGRLLLGTHRLVTPPYHTTGLYEMGMIGKIYKEYRLPSGYHHDQFEMEDGNLLILSQDLPRGTVEDMCVLVDRKTGQIIKSWDYQKVLPTNAGGSGSQDSHDWFHNNAVWYDKKTNSLTLSGRHQDIIINLDFETGALNWIIGDPEGWPKELVDNYFFKPVGKGEFDWQYEQHACVVCPNGDIMAFDNGHWRSKIKENYVTANDNFSRGVRYRIDTKKMEIEQVWQYGKERGAEFFSTYICNVEYYDEGHYLIHSGGIGSIDGEALNKPPVQFRGEDEKKVVFNSITVELKDDVMMYEMQLPANYYRAEKLKLYAAEDVLTLGKGELLGTLGVTEEFTTIPPAEEGGMVPEKYNVKLGLEEDRLIFKATFEKGQMVLLQLEGETTHSYFVPTTKRPFLAMCVGTFQESDDRAVEFPVSREGLAGGFRVSLIVDAYKYETGVTIKL; from the coding sequence GTGTCAGTAAAATTTAAATCATTTGACCACATTATTACAGAACAATACCAGGCAGAACAAGCTTTTCTGACCGAATACCAAAAAGGGGAATATAGTTTTAACAACCCCTACGTCAAATTAAATCCTTATATCATTGCTCCTTTAACAGCCCTAGTAATGTTTAAAACAGCACAACCCACTACTGTAACCATCACTGTCAAAGGAAAAGATAAGAATGGGGATATCTGCTTTAACTTCCCTACAGCCATCGAGCATCTGATTCCTGTTTACGGTCTCTATGCTAATTATGCTAACAAAGTAGAATTGGCACTGGGTGATGGTAAGACAAACGTGATTACTATTCAAACAGAAGCTGCACCTGAAATAGTGAAGCTGCCAACTCAAATTAATACTACTGCAGACTATTTCGAAGACAATATTATGTTTGTTAGCCCCACATCCACTGCGGCCACTGCAGGCTATGACTATAATGGTGATGTTCGCTGGTATGGCAGCTTAAACTTCGCCTTCGATATTAAGAGAGCAAAAAACGGCAGGCTATTACTTGGTACCCACCGCTTGGTTACCCCTCCTTACCATACTACAGGTCTCTACGAAATGGGTATGATTGGTAAAATCTATAAAGAGTACCGTTTGCCCAGCGGTTATCACCATGACCAATTTGAGATGGAAGATGGTAATCTCTTAATTCTTTCTCAGGATCTTCCTAGAGGTACTGTTGAAGATATGTGCGTTTTGGTTGACCGTAAAACTGGACAAATTATCAAGAGCTGGGATTACCAGAAGGTACTCCCCACCAATGCAGGTGGCTCCGGTAGTCAAGATAGCCATGACTGGTTTCATAACAATGCCGTTTGGTACGATAAAAAGACCAACTCTTTGACCTTATCTGGACGCCACCAAGATATAATTATTAACCTAGACTTTGAGACGGGCGCACTAAACTGGATTATTGGCGACCCAGAAGGTTGGCCTAAAGAGTTAGTTGATAACTATTTCTTTAAGCCTGTGGGCAAAGGCGAGTTCGACTGGCAATACGAGCAGCATGCTTGTGTAGTATGCCCCAATGGTGACATCATGGCCTTTGATAATGGTCACTGGCGATCCAAGATTAAAGAAAATTATGTTACAGCCAATGATAACTTTTCTCGTGGTGTACGCTACCGAATTGATACCAAGAAGATGGAAATTGAACAAGTATGGCAATATGGTAAAGAAAGAGGCGCAGAATTCTTCTCTACTTACATCTGCAATGTAGAATACTATGATGAAGGCCACTACCTGATACACTCTGGCGGTATTGGTTCAATTGATGGCGAGGCTTTAAATAAGCCGCCTGTACAATTCAGGGGCGAAGATGAGAAAAAGGTTGTCTTTAACTCCATTACCGTTGAACTCAAAGACGATGTCATGATGTATGAAATGCAATTACCTGCTAACTACTATCGTGCTGAAAAATTAAAGCTTTACGCTGCTGAAGATGTATTAACCCTCGGTAAAGGTGAATTATTAGGTACTTTAGGTGTTACTGAAGAGTTCACAACCATACCGCCTGCAGAGGAAGGTGGCATGGTGCCCGAAAAATATAATGTCAAACTTGGGTTGGAAGAAGACAGACTGATCTTTAAAGCAACCTTTGAGAAAGGCCAAATGGTTCTGCTGCAACTGGAAGGCGAGACAACCCATAGTTACTTTGTACCGACTACCAAACGTCCCTTCTTAGCCATGTGCGTTGGGACTTTCCAAGAAAGCGATGATCGGGCAGTAGAATTCCCCGTCAGCCGAGAAGGATTAGCTGGAGGATTTAGAGTATCCTTAATCGTAGATGCCTATAAATACGAAACAGGTGTTACTATTAAACTCTAA
- a CDS encoding acyltransferase family protein, with translation MGNILKSLKLDHDIMKSRYPMFMIAYILGIFLAVISKTPIFGALVVMIVSAPLTGQYFSIYEKNNLEKLYGVLPLKASEVVIGRYIYALCIVVINGIIAAIVATIVSILTNRGINSLESLAYLSGGFFYVCLMFAVIFPLYFKFPFSKVYVFSNLPFYLIFIITFAFTRKTNVLGQTGPAAQYLTSHLIIIAAIGFSLGLILLALSCLLSCALLEGNRAVSLPAEEPGKRLYFADNLRTWMVILVVLQHLAELYNTLYLFMMLNSAYFMGLLFLLAGYFTPGSFQRKGSGQFLKDRLLRLGIPTLIYVFILSPITRISTHGQQALAGNTTASLFSLGPMWFAVMLLVFDLGYLAWRTIVKNRPERPVPENPRSLTFRAVALFMLVLAAASYLLRIVIPYGIPILGFPSPGYLPQYLSFFLIGILAFRRDWLRSIPGSLGQLGFVLAILATVILLPVALIGLKSSFIGYGSWQSAVFALWDSIFAVGMSLALLTFFRRFLNGGKKLGRLLSQHSFTVYVIHVPVIVFLMLALRSLQTQPQLKFGLAAVIGVPLCFGVAYLVRLIPYSKKII, from the coding sequence ATGGGTAATATTCTCAAATCGCTGAAGCTCGATCACGATATCATGAAGTCGCGTTATCCGATGTTCATGATTGCTTACATCCTCGGGATTTTTCTGGCTGTGATTTCAAAAACACCCATTTTTGGCGCCTTGGTTGTCATGATCGTCTCGGCGCCCCTTACCGGTCAGTACTTTTCCATATATGAAAAAAACAATCTCGAAAAACTGTATGGCGTATTGCCGCTTAAGGCTTCCGAAGTCGTCATAGGCAGATATATATACGCCCTGTGCATCGTCGTCATTAATGGCATCATCGCAGCGATAGTGGCAACGATTGTTTCGATTTTAACCAACAGGGGAATAAACAGCCTGGAATCTCTGGCCTATTTGTCCGGCGGCTTCTTTTATGTCTGCTTGATGTTCGCTGTGATATTTCCGCTGTATTTTAAATTTCCGTTCTCCAAAGTGTATGTCTTTTCCAACCTGCCGTTTTATTTAATTTTCATTATCACCTTCGCCTTTACGAGAAAAACAAACGTTCTGGGACAGACGGGCCCGGCGGCTCAGTATCTCACTTCCCACCTTATAATAATAGCGGCGATCGGGTTTAGCCTGGGGCTGATCCTGCTGGCTCTTTCCTGCCTTTTATCCTGCGCTCTTCTTGAGGGAAACCGGGCGGTAAGCCTTCCGGCAGAAGAGCCCGGAAAACGCCTGTACTTCGCCGACAATCTGCGCACATGGATGGTGATCCTCGTGGTGCTGCAGCACCTGGCCGAACTCTACAACACGTTGTATTTGTTCATGATGCTGAACTCGGCATACTTCATGGGCCTGCTCTTCCTGCTCGCGGGGTATTTCACGCCCGGGTCGTTCCAACGCAAGGGGTCTGGGCAATTTCTCAAGGACAGACTGCTGCGGCTCGGCATCCCCACGCTCATTTACGTCTTCATACTCAGCCCGATAACGAGAATTAGCACGCATGGGCAGCAGGCGCTTGCAGGTAATACAACGGCCAGCCTGTTTTCCCTGGGGCCGATGTGGTTCGCTGTGATGCTGCTCGTATTCGACCTGGGTTACCTGGCATGGCGGACGATTGTGAAGAACAGACCTGAGCGCCCGGTGCCGGAGAATCCCCGGAGTCTCACGTTCCGCGCAGTTGCACTCTTCATGCTGGTGTTGGCGGCGGCCAGCTATCTGCTTCGGATCGTCATTCCCTACGGTATACCTATACTCGGCTTCCCGTCGCCTGGATACCTGCCCCAATACCTGAGCTTCTTCCTGATCGGAATACTTGCCTTCCGCCGGGACTGGCTCCGGTCGATCCCCGGTTCCCTCGGGCAGCTGGGCTTCGTTTTGGCCATACTCGCGACGGTCATATTGCTCCCTGTGGCGCTTATCGGCTTGAAGAGCTCGTTCATAGGCTATGGCAGCTGGCAGTCGGCCGTCTTCGCGCTGTGGGATTCGATCTTCGCCGTGGGAATGAGCCTGGCGCTCCTCACGTTCTTCCGCCGCTTTCTCAACGGCGGGAAAAAGCTCGGCAGGCTCCTCTCCCAGCATTCCTTCACCGTGTACGTCATTCACGTGCCGGTCATCGTTTTCCTGATGCTGGCGCTGCGCAGTTTGCAGACGCAACCGCAACTGAAGTTCGGCCTGGCGGCGGTAATAGGAGTGCCACTCTGTTTCGGAGTTGCCTATCTTGTTCGCCTGATTCCGTACTCAAAAAAAATAATCTAG
- a CDS encoding aldo/keto reductase, whose amino-acid sequence MEYVVLNNGVKMPKLGYGVYQVTPEECERCVLDAISVGYRSIDTAQAYGNEEGVGNAIEKCGVPREELFITTKVWISNSGYEKAKASIEESLRKLKTEYIDLLLIHQPFNDYYGTYRAMEEAYKEGKIRAIGVSNFYPDRLIDLCHFVEIMPTVNQVETHAFQQQAEAHEIMKKYEVQHESWGPFAEGRKDFFTNPVLNEIGAKYHKSAAQLALRFLLQSDVVVIPKSTHKERMLENINVFDFELTEDDMQAIRALDEKESAFFSHYDPATVEMLTGLVR is encoded by the coding sequence ATGGAGTATGTCGTGTTAAACAATGGCGTGAAGATGCCGAAATTAGGTTATGGTGTCTATCAGGTTACACCGGAAGAGTGTGAACGTTGTGTTCTGGATGCCATCAGCGTAGGCTATCGTTCCATCGATACGGCACAGGCTTACGGAAATGAAGAGGGTGTCGGCAATGCCATCGAGAAATGCGGAGTGCCTCGGGAGGAACTCTTCATCACAACGAAGGTATGGATTTCCAATAGCGGCTATGAAAAGGCTAAGGCATCGATCGAGGAATCCTTGAGAAAGCTGAAAACCGAATATATTGATTTGCTTCTCATCCATCAGCCGTTCAATGATTATTACGGAACCTATCGTGCGATGGAGGAAGCCTACAAGGAAGGCAAAATCCGTGCCATCGGTGTTTCCAACTTTTATCCTGACAGACTGATTGACCTGTGCCATTTCGTTGAGATTATGCCGACGGTGAATCAGGTGGAAACTCACGCATTCCAGCAGCAGGCAGAAGCCCATGAAATCATGAAGAAATATGAAGTACAACATGAATCTTGGGGGCCGTTTGCTGAGGGGCGTAAGGATTTCTTTACCAATCCTGTTCTGAATGAAATCGGTGCGAAGTATCACAAATCGGCAGCGCAGCTTGCGCTTCGCTTCCTGCTTCAGAGCGATGTAGTGGTGATTCCGAAATCCACCCACAAGGAGCGTATGCTTGAGAATATCAATGTATTTGACTTCGAGCTGACCGAAGATGACATGCAAGCTATCCGTGCTTTAGACGAGAAAGAGAGTGCGTTCTTCTCACATTATGACCCAGCTACAGTGGAGATGCTGACTGGATTGGTTAGATAA
- a CDS encoding nitroreductase family protein, which produces MIKEIEMRRSIRKYIDKPVENEKITEILESARLAPSGNNTQPWHYIVVKSKEMRQKIMEASHNQKWMITAPVFIICVADVKCRIKEDIAIDDNSPQDEVKRIIRDTAISTGYMLLQANNLGLGVCWVAEFTQEEIRPVLNIPSDKYVIGVITVGYPNETPKPRPRKNLKDIIHYELW; this is translated from the coding sequence ATGATTAAAGAAATTGAAATGCGTAGAAGCATAAGAAAGTATATTGATAAGCCGGTTGAAAATGAAAAAATAACTGAAATACTTGAAAGTGCGAGATTAGCACCATCAGGTAATAACACTCAACCATGGCATTATATAGTAGTAAAATCTAAAGAAATGAGACAAAAAATAATGGAGGCTTCCCATAATCAAAAATGGATGATAACAGCTCCTGTCTTTATTATATGTGTTGCAGATGTGAAATGCAGAATAAAAGAAGATATAGCAATTGATGATAATAGTCCACAAGATGAGGTAAAACGAATAATTAGAGATACAGCAATATCAACAGGATATATGCTTCTACAAGCGAATAATTTAGGATTAGGAGTTTGCTGGGTTGCAGAGTTTACACAAGAAGAAATTAGGCCAGTTTTAAATATACCTTCTGATAAGTATGTAATTGGGGTTATAACAGTTGGTTATCCTAATGAGACTCCTAAACCTCGACCAAGAAAGAATTTAAAAGATATAATCCATTATGAGCTTTGGTGA
- a CDS encoding SLC13 family permease encodes MKQMNGKGSERLVNKNISTNAPAKASKNTLYYIHCIIGLLFMFGFGALKPIEPITAMGMQVLGVFIGVIYLWSFVTILWPSLLGMIALGLTQYASMKEVLMGAFGDTVPILVLFAMILFGAIQHAGVTKYISRWFLTRKIINGRPVVFSFIFIYTAYVLAALSANILPALLLMWSILYDVLEDVGYKKGDKYTTIMVIGTMFGAISGQAAKPFTGSALMIVGSFEKVTKMHLDYLPYMLFGVIMSTLGIMIYSLLIKFVFKPDMSRIANISTERFEKNKLPLMTLQQKILFTCMFGYLILILLPSILPKTLGFVALLNKIGPWGIVMAFIVGLCLFKVDNKPIIDFKEIIGRYVTWDVYFLVAMAMVISGALTGEGTGIKEFATHALNPLLGDRSPMVFTAILLVFSMFITNIANNGVMGVLLMPIIFTFATKNGANPMAVSTAVIFALHIALLTPAASPYAAILIGNKEWIDSRDVVRYGSVIVAVSFVLFLLVGMPLANLIF; translated from the coding sequence ATGAAGCAAATGAATGGAAAAGGAAGTGAACGGTTAGTGAATAAAAACATTAGCACAAATGCTCCGGCAAAAGCCTCAAAAAATACGTTATATTATATCCACTGTATCATCGGCCTGTTATTTATGTTCGGTTTTGGAGCATTAAAACCCATTGAGCCAATCACAGCTATGGGTATGCAAGTCTTAGGAGTCTTTATCGGTGTGATTTACTTATGGTCTTTTGTTACAATACTCTGGCCCAGTTTGTTAGGTATGATTGCCTTAGGCTTAACACAATATGCCAGCATGAAAGAAGTCTTGATGGGAGCTTTCGGAGATACTGTTCCTATTTTAGTGCTTTTTGCCATGATCTTATTTGGTGCTATCCAGCACGCAGGTGTTACCAAATATATAAGCAGATGGTTCTTAACTAGAAAAATAATTAATGGTCGCCCTGTGGTGTTTAGCTTTATCTTTATATATACTGCCTATGTTTTAGCAGCTCTATCTGCAAACATTTTACCGGCACTGCTGCTAATGTGGTCCATTCTATATGATGTATTAGAAGATGTAGGCTATAAGAAAGGTGATAAATACACTACCATTATGGTTATTGGTACGATGTTTGGAGCAATTTCCGGACAGGCTGCTAAACCCTTTACTGGCTCGGCCCTCATGATTGTAGGGTCTTTTGAAAAAGTCACTAAAATGCATTTAGATTATTTGCCTTATATGCTTTTTGGAGTAATCATGTCTACCTTGGGAATTATGATTTACAGTTTGTTAATCAAGTTCGTTTTTAAACCGGATATGAGCAGAATTGCTAATATTAGTACCGAACGTTTTGAAAAGAACAAGTTGCCATTAATGACCCTGCAACAAAAAATATTATTCACTTGCATGTTTGGCTACCTGATTCTGATTCTTTTGCCCAGTATTTTACCGAAGACATTAGGTTTTGTAGCATTATTAAATAAGATCGGTCCTTGGGGTATAGTGATGGCCTTTATCGTGGGCTTGTGTTTATTCAAAGTCGATAACAAACCCATTATTGATTTCAAAGAAATAATCGGTCGTTATGTAACTTGGGATGTTTATTTTTTGGTGGCTATGGCTATGGTGATCTCTGGGGCCTTAACCGGAGAAGGTACTGGAATAAAAGAGTTTGCAACTCATGCCTTAAATCCTTTATTAGGGGACCGTTCACCCATGGTTTTCACCGCAATTCTCCTGGTCTTCTCTATGTTTATTACGAATATCGCCAATAATGGCGTAATGGGTGTACTTCTCATGCCGATCATTTTTACCTTTGCTACAAAAAATGGTGCCAATCCGATGGCCGTATCAACTGCAGTGATTTTTGCCCTGCATATCGCCCTCTTGACACCGGCAGCGTCTCCCTATGCAGCTATCTTGATTGGTAATAAAGAATGGATAGATTCAAGGGATGTTGTTAGATATGGGAGTGTTATTGTTGCAGTATCCTTTGTATTGTTCCTGCTAGTTGGGATGCCCTTAGCAAACCTTATATTTTAA
- a CDS encoding ABC transporter ATP-binding protein: MNNTALEINEICKDYPDFSLRNVSFSLSMGSIMGFVGQNGAGKTTTIRLILNMINPESGEIKIFGLDNVQDEQKIKQDIAVVFDDIYFVDSWNVREVEKALKGFYSNWSSKLFNQYVSDFHLPMDKKVKDLSRGMKMKLMLAVAMSHEAKLLILDEPTSGLDPVARDELLEILSKYIADNQKSILFSTHITSDLEKIADYITLIDHGEIFYSGTKDDLLKSFCIVRGERHDLTDSLKEKIIGLTTNLAGFAGLLPASEIKHLAPEIVTETPSIDEILVSISKGGRNHG, translated from the coding sequence ATGAATAATACTGCCCTTGAAATTAACGAAATTTGCAAAGATTACCCGGATTTTTCTTTAAGAAACGTCTCATTTTCTCTGTCTATGGGCTCTATCATGGGATTCGTCGGTCAGAACGGCGCCGGGAAGACCACCACAATCCGGCTGATCCTCAATATGATTAACCCGGAAAGCGGCGAAATAAAAATATTCGGCCTGGACAATGTGCAGGACGAACAGAAAATCAAGCAGGATATTGCGGTCGTTTTTGATGATATCTATTTTGTTGATAGTTGGAATGTCAGGGAAGTAGAAAAAGCCCTCAAAGGCTTTTACAGCAACTGGAGCAGCAAATTATTCAATCAATATGTAAGCGACTTTCATCTGCCTATGGACAAAAAGGTGAAAGATTTATCCCGTGGCATGAAAATGAAGCTAATGCTTGCAGTTGCGATGTCCCACGAGGCAAAGCTGCTGATACTTGACGAGCCTACGAGCGGCCTTGATCCCGTTGCCCGCGACGAGCTGCTTGAAATATTGAGTAAGTATATCGCTGACAATCAGAAAAGCATTCTATTCTCAACTCACATTACTTCGGACCTGGAAAAAATCGCCGACTATATTACCCTCATCGATCATGGGGAAATTTTTTATTCCGGAACAAAAGATGATTTACTGAAAAGCTTCTGCATCGTCAGGGGCGAACGGCATGACCTGACGGATTCACTGAAAGAAAAAATCATCGGGCTCACCACAAATCTGGCCGGATTTGCAGGACTGTTGCCGGCTTCTGAGATAAAACATTTGGCTCCGGAAATCGTTACGGAAACGCCTTCTATCGACGAAATCTTAGTATCCATCAGCAAAGGAGGCAGAAACCATGGGTAA